From a single Nicotiana tabacum cultivar K326 chromosome 8, ASM71507v2, whole genome shotgun sequence genomic region:
- the LOC107761293 gene encoding putative WD repeat-containing protein C2A9.03 isoform X2, with protein sequence MADEYEMEDIDDDMDDEFHGRDMGGSDSDVDEYDYMNNKMQDTSAAEARRGKDIQGIPWERLSITREKYRQTRLEQYKNYENIPQSGEASEKECSATKKECLYYEFRRNSRSVKSTILHFQLRNLVWATSKHDVYLMSHFSVIHWSSLTCAKNEVLNVSGHVAPCEKHPGSLLEGFTQTQVSTLAVKDNLLVAGGFQGELICKYLDRPGVCFCSRTTYDDNAITNAVDIYNTASGALHFIASNNDCGVRDFDMEKFQLSKHFHFSWPVNHTSLSPDGKLLVVVGDDPEGILVDSRNGKTVAPLCGHVDYSFASAWHPDGITFATGNQDKTCRIWDLRNLSKSVTALKGNLGAIRSIRYTSDGRYMAMAEPADFVHVFDVKSGYEEEQEIDFFGEISGMSFSPDTESLFVGVWDRTYGSLLEFGRRHNYSYLDTII encoded by the exons ATGGCAGATGAATATGAAATGGAGGATATAGATGACGATATGGATGATGAGTTCCACGGCAGAGACATGGGTGGCTCTGATTCAGATGTAGATGAGTATGACTACATG AATAATAAAATGCAAGATACCTCTGCTGCTGAGGCAAGGAGAGGCAAAGACATTCAAGGGATCCCCTGGGAAAGGCTTAGCATAACCAGGGAGAAATACAGGCAAACGAGATTAGAGCAGTATAAGAACTATGAGAATATTCCTCAATCTGGGGAGGCATCAGAGAAG GAATGCAGTGCCACAAAGAAAGAGTGTTTATATTATGAATTCAGACGTAATTCACGATCTGTTAAATCAACAATTTTACACTTCCAG CTGAGGAACTTGGTCTGGGCAACTTCCAAGCATGATGTGTACCTTATGTCACATTTCTCCGTCATTCATTGGTCATCCTTGACTTGCGCTAAAAATGAAGTTCTCAATGTATCAGGGCATGTAGCACCATGTGAG AAACATCCTGGAAGCCTTTTAGAAGGATTTACGCAGACACAAGTCAGCACACTTGCAGTGAAAGATAACTTGCTTGTTGCTGGGGGATTTCAAGGGGAACTTATTTGCAAG TATCTAGATAGGCCCGGAGTTTGTTTCTGCTCCAGGACTACATATGATGATAATGCCATTACTAATGCTGTTGACATTTATAACACTGCCAG TGGTGCACTACATTTTATAGCTTCAAATAACGATTGTGGAGTTAGAGATTTTGATATGGAGAAATTTCAACTGTCCAAGCATTTTCACTTTTCCTGGCCAGTAAAT CATACATCACTGAGCCCTGATGGTAAGCTTCTCGTAGTAGTTGGGGATGATCCTGAAGGTATATTAGTTGACTCGAGGAACGGAAAG ACTGTTGCACCTTTGTGTGGACATGTAGACTACTCATTTGCATCAGCATGGCATCCTGATGGCATAACTTTTGCAACTGGGAACCAGGATAAAACCTGCAGAATATGGGATTTGCGGAACTTATCCAAGTCAGTCACTGCTTTGAAGGGTAACCTTGGAGCTATTCGGTCGATCCGCTACACATCTGATGGCAGATATATGGCTATGGCTGAGCCTGCGGATTTCGTCCATGTTTTTGATGTAAAAAGTGGGTATGAGGAGGAGCAAGAAATTGATTTTTTCGGTGAGATATCTGGCATGTCTTTCAGCCCTGATACAGAGTCACTGTTCGTTGGAGTTTGGGATCGTACATATGGTAGCCTCCTTGAGTTTGGACGCCGCCACAATTATTCCTACCTTGACACAATAATCTGA
- the LOC107761293 gene encoding putative WD repeat-containing protein C2A9.03 isoform X1: MSHQPGDDAEYMADEYEMEDIDDDMDDEFHGRDMGGSDSDVDEYDYMNNKMQDTSAAEARRGKDIQGIPWERLSITREKYRQTRLEQYKNYENIPQSGEASEKECSATKKECLYYEFRRNSRSVKSTILHFQLRNLVWATSKHDVYLMSHFSVIHWSSLTCAKNEVLNVSGHVAPCEKHPGSLLEGFTQTQVSTLAVKDNLLVAGGFQGELICKYLDRPGVCFCSRTTYDDNAITNAVDIYNTASGALHFIASNNDCGVRDFDMEKFQLSKHFHFSWPVNHTSLSPDGKLLVVVGDDPEGILVDSRNGKTVAPLCGHVDYSFASAWHPDGITFATGNQDKTCRIWDLRNLSKSVTALKGNLGAIRSIRYTSDGRYMAMAEPADFVHVFDVKSGYEEEQEIDFFGEISGMSFSPDTESLFVGVWDRTYGSLLEFGRRHNYSYLDTII, from the exons ATGTCGCACCAACCAGGAGATGATGCTGAATACATGGCAGATGAATATGAAATGGAGGATATAGATGACGATATGGATGATGAGTTCCACGGCAGAGACATGGGTGGCTCTGATTCAGATGTAGATGAGTATGACTACATG AATAATAAAATGCAAGATACCTCTGCTGCTGAGGCAAGGAGAGGCAAAGACATTCAAGGGATCCCCTGGGAAAGGCTTAGCATAACCAGGGAGAAATACAGGCAAACGAGATTAGAGCAGTATAAGAACTATGAGAATATTCCTCAATCTGGGGAGGCATCAGAGAAG GAATGCAGTGCCACAAAGAAAGAGTGTTTATATTATGAATTCAGACGTAATTCACGATCTGTTAAATCAACAATTTTACACTTCCAG CTGAGGAACTTGGTCTGGGCAACTTCCAAGCATGATGTGTACCTTATGTCACATTTCTCCGTCATTCATTGGTCATCCTTGACTTGCGCTAAAAATGAAGTTCTCAATGTATCAGGGCATGTAGCACCATGTGAG AAACATCCTGGAAGCCTTTTAGAAGGATTTACGCAGACACAAGTCAGCACACTTGCAGTGAAAGATAACTTGCTTGTTGCTGGGGGATTTCAAGGGGAACTTATTTGCAAG TATCTAGATAGGCCCGGAGTTTGTTTCTGCTCCAGGACTACATATGATGATAATGCCATTACTAATGCTGTTGACATTTATAACACTGCCAG TGGTGCACTACATTTTATAGCTTCAAATAACGATTGTGGAGTTAGAGATTTTGATATGGAGAAATTTCAACTGTCCAAGCATTTTCACTTTTCCTGGCCAGTAAAT CATACATCACTGAGCCCTGATGGTAAGCTTCTCGTAGTAGTTGGGGATGATCCTGAAGGTATATTAGTTGACTCGAGGAACGGAAAG ACTGTTGCACCTTTGTGTGGACATGTAGACTACTCATTTGCATCAGCATGGCATCCTGATGGCATAACTTTTGCAACTGGGAACCAGGATAAAACCTGCAGAATATGGGATTTGCGGAACTTATCCAAGTCAGTCACTGCTTTGAAGGGTAACCTTGGAGCTATTCGGTCGATCCGCTACACATCTGATGGCAGATATATGGCTATGGCTGAGCCTGCGGATTTCGTCCATGTTTTTGATGTAAAAAGTGGGTATGAGGAGGAGCAAGAAATTGATTTTTTCGGTGAGATATCTGGCATGTCTTTCAGCCCTGATACAGAGTCACTGTTCGTTGGAGTTTGGGATCGTACATATGGTAGCCTCCTTGAGTTTGGACGCCGCCACAATTATTCCTACCTTGACACAATAATCTGA